TTTACCACAAAATGTAATTCACGAAGTGAAAAGATATTTATATGATTCAGTTGGATGTGCCTTCGGTGGATATCACACAAAAGACGTAAGAATAATCCGAAACATCTATCATGATATGGGCGGCACAGAAGAAGCAACAGTTATAGGATTTGGAGATAAAATTCCAGCCGTTAATGCAACACTTGTAAATTCATTAATGATACGCGCTTTGGATTTTAATGACATTTACTGGAAGGAAGATCCTTCACATCCATCAGATATAATTCCTGCTGCACTTTCCGTTGCAGAAATGGTTGGTGCGTCGATGGAAGAAGTTATTACAGCGATTGTTCTTGCGTATGAATTTGAGCAAAGACTTTGCGAGTTTGCAGTCCCGGGAATTCGTGAACGCAAATGGCATCACGCAACATTAACACAATTTGTTTCTCCAATTGTTGCCGGTAAAATTCTAGGATTAACAGTTGATCAAATGGTAAACGCAATTGGAATAAGCGGAAGTCATAGTCATACCATCGGATGTCCTACAGCTGGCAAATTAACAATGATGAAAAACACGGTTGATCCAATGGCAACACAAGCTGGAGTTTTTGCTGCGCTTATGGCAAGACGTGGGTACACAGGAACTGAAGCCGTTTTTGAAGGTAAAGAAGGTTTTATGGACTGCTTCCTTGGCTTCAATGCAAAAGAAAACAAAGTTGAGCCGCAAAGTATGAAAGGTAGAGATGGAGTTTCTGAGTGGAAATGGAATATTGATAAACTTATTGGCGGACTTGGTGAGTCATATAAAATTCTTGAGTGTGGAATGAAAGCATTTCCAACTGAGGCGCTTACTCATACACACCTTTCTGCTACATTAAATGTTGTCACGAAGAATAATATCAGTTACGATCAGATTGAAACTGTTACACTTACAACTTTAGCACAAGCTTATGATATTCTTTTTGATCCACATAAGTATCGACCTGAATCAAGAGAAACAGCGGATCATTCACTTCCCTATTGTATAGCTGCAGCATTGGTTGATCATAAAGTAACAACACAATCTTTCTCAGATGAAAAATTAAAAGATCCAAGAATCTGGGAAGTAATTGACAGAATTAAAGGTGAGCCATCGGTAGAGTTTGAAAAAATGTTTCCTGCAAAACAACCGAGTAAAGTTATTGTAAGGACAAAAGATGGAAGGGAATTTTCAGAATATTTAGAATATCCTAAAGGTGATCCACGTGAGCCAATGACTATGGAAGACCTTGACAATAAATTTGAAGCACTTTCATCACAGCTACTTGTTGCTGGCAGAAGAAAAGAAATTAAAGATGCAATCTTTAGTGCAGAATTAATGACTGCAAGAGAGTTTATGAAAAAGCTCATTGTCTAATTTAAGTCATTGCGATCCCGATAAAATCGGGAGAAGCAATCTGTCAAAGTTACAGATCGCTTCTTCATTCCATTCCTCGCAATGACAATTTAAAAGGAATAATATGAAACAAAACATTAAAAAAAGTACAGCCGGAAAACGCGGCGATTCAGTTCGTTCTGATTGTTATTTTGAAATTGAGTTGAAAAACTCAGGTGGAATTAAAATTGATTTAAAGAGTAAAGTGGATGTAATGTATGGAGAATCAATAAAACAAATGATTCTTGATATGTGTAAATTCTTTGGACTGAAGGATGCAAAGATTTTGCTGGAAGATAATGGAGCACTTCCATTTGTTCTTGCTGCACGATTTGAACTAGCTGTTAAAAGATTATTTCCTGATCTTAAGAAAGAATACTTGCTTCCCTTGCACGAAAAGAATTTATATTCAACAAAAAAAGACCAGCTACGCAGAAGCAGACTTTATCTGCCAGGTAATGAACCAAAGTTTTTTGTAAATGCCGGTCTCCACTCTCCAGACGGGATTATTCTTGATCTTGAAGATAGTGTTGCTCCAACAGAAAAAGATTCGGCACAACTTCTGGTAAGAAATTCCTTGCGCTCTGTTGATTTTTATGGTGCAGAACGAATGGTTCGAATCAACCAACTTCCAAAAGGGTTGGATGACTTAAAATATATTGTGCCTAATAATGTAAATGTAATTTTACTTCCAAAATGCGAATCAGCCGAACAAATTCATCAGTTAGAAAAAGAAGTTGATAAAATCAAAAAGCAATACAAAGTAGATAATCCAATTTACTTTATGCCAATTATCGAAAGCGCACTTGGAGTAATTAAAGCTTATGAAATTGCTTCTGCTTCCGAAAAAATATGCTCACTTGCTATCGGATTAGAAGATTATACTGCAGATATCGGAACTCAACGCACAAACGAAGGACGAGAAAGTATTTTTGCGAGACAAATGCTTGTTAACGCTTCTAAAGCAGCAGGAATACAGGCAATAGATACGGTATTTTCTGATGTTGCGGATATGGAAGCATTGAGACAAAGTGTTATTGAAGCTAAGTCACTTGGATTTGAAGGCAAAGGATGCATTCATCCCAGACAAATAAAAGTTGTGCACGAAGCTTTTGCACCAACCGCTGAGGAAATTGAAAAAGCTAAAAAAATTGTCCAGGCATTTGAAGAAGCTCAGAAAAAAGGATTGGGCGTTGTTTCACTCGGGAGTAAAATGATTGATCCGCCTGTAGTTAAGCGTGCACAAAACATAATGCATCTTGCCAAACTTAATAAGTTAATTTAATTGGGAGGAATGGCTTAATGTCATTCTCATAAACTTTAAGGGAGAAGATTATGAAGATATTAATATGTTCAATTTGTTTTGTTCTTTTAAGTACACATTTATATGCTAGTGGTTTAAATTTTATAGGTTACAAAATAAAT
The window above is part of the Ignavibacteriales bacterium genome. Proteins encoded here:
- a CDS encoding MmgE/PrpD family protein, producing MQKSISRTISEFAVNLQYKDLPQNVIHEVKRYLYDSVGCAFGGYHTKDVRIIRNIYHDMGGTEEATVIGFGDKIPAVNATLVNSLMIRALDFNDIYWKEDPSHPSDIIPAALSVAEMVGASMEEVITAIVLAYEFEQRLCEFAVPGIRERKWHHATLTQFVSPIVAGKILGLTVDQMVNAIGISGSHSHTIGCPTAGKLTMMKNTVDPMATQAGVFAALMARRGYTGTEAVFEGKEGFMDCFLGFNAKENKVEPQSMKGRDGVSEWKWNIDKLIGGLGESYKILECGMKAFPTEALTHTHLSATLNVVTKNNISYDQIETVTLTTLAQAYDILFDPHKYRPESRETADHSLPYCIAAALVDHKVTTQSFSDEKLKDPRIWEVIDRIKGEPSVEFEKMFPAKQPSKVIVRTKDGREFSEYLEYPKGDPREPMTMEDLDNKFEALSSQLLVAGRRKEIKDAIFSAELMTAREFMKKLIV
- a CDS encoding HpcH/HpaI aldolase/citrate lyase family protein, with translation MKQNIKKSTAGKRGDSVRSDCYFEIELKNSGGIKIDLKSKVDVMYGESIKQMILDMCKFFGLKDAKILLEDNGALPFVLAARFELAVKRLFPDLKKEYLLPLHEKNLYSTKKDQLRRSRLYLPGNEPKFFVNAGLHSPDGIILDLEDSVAPTEKDSAQLLVRNSLRSVDFYGAERMVRINQLPKGLDDLKYIVPNNVNVILLPKCESAEQIHQLEKEVDKIKKQYKVDNPIYFMPIIESALGVIKAYEIASASEKICSLAIGLEDYTADIGTQRTNEGRESIFARQMLVNASKAAGIQAIDTVFSDVADMEALRQSVIEAKSLGFEGKGCIHPRQIKVVHEAFAPTAEEIEKAKKIVQAFEEAQKKGLGVVSLGSKMIDPPVVKRAQNIMHLAKLNKLI